A segment of the Prosthecobacter debontii genome:
TCATGGGGCAGCATTCTCCAAGGGCAACCAGCCCGGACGACATAACGAACGGCATTGAACACATCGCGCAAGGAGTGCTCCCGTTGCGGAGCCTCTTCCGTCATGAGTTCAAGGTAAGGGCGGCAAAACTGCCACTCTTCATCGCTGACATCGGTGGGATACGGAGGCTTGGGTTTCACTGTTTTGGATGCCATCCCAAGCTTATGCCTACTCTTTCACCCATTGTACAGCCCCTTTTCAAAGTTCATAACACGCTCTAGTTTACCACTCATCGCCTCAGAGGGACTCGCGGATGGCGTGCGTTATCCCCAGGCAGAGGGCACGTGGCTCAAGGCAGAGGGACTGAAAAATGAAGGGCTGAGCCACACGATCGAGCTCACGCCGGGGCATTTCTATCAGGTTCATCCGATCCCGGGCAAAAAGAGTACCGGCATCTACCACTCCACGAGTTCCACCAGCCTCAACCTAACCAACCCCAAGATCAATACGGCGGCCCTGAATCTGGTAGCTGAGTTTCCCATCCAAGAGGCACGCTGGGTCCAGGAAAACTCCCAATGGTATCTGATCGGACGCAAGGAAACGGACGGCCCAACTTTAAAACTTCGGCTGTCTTGGAATGAGCTGACCACCATTCCCCCGCGTCCGCCGGTGAAAGACCACATCCGCGTGGCCCTCTTCGATGATTACGGCAGCTTTGGCAAAGGCGTCCCGCGCTGTAGCGAACTGCTGAAAGCCCAGACCCACATGGAGGTGACTCTGGTGAAACCGGCCCTCATCCGTCAGGGCGGACTCAAGGACTACGACGTGGTCATCTTCACCGGTGGCAGTGGCGGTAAGCAGGCAGGCACACTCGGCCTTGTGGGTCGTGAGCAAGTCCGCCGATTTGTCGAGTCAGGCGGCGGTTACATCGGCATCTGTGCAGGTAACTACCTGGCCTGCGACGGCTTTTCCTGGGGCGTCAAAATCCTCGATGCTAAAACCAAGTCCTCCAAGTGGGCACGGGGCGTGGGTGATGTGAAGATCGAGTTCACTCCCCAAGGACGCGAGATTCTAGGCATGCCGGAAGGACTCATGGATGTTCGGTATGCCAATGGCCCCGTGTTCACCACCGCTGAAAACGACGTCATTCCAGACTTTGAACCGCTCGCCTATTTCCGCACCGAGTTGGCGGAAAATGGTTCGCCTAAAGGAGCCCAAATCAACTCCCCCGCCATGATCATCGGCCACTATGGCCAAGGCCGCGTGCTCTGCAGCAGCCCGCACCCTGAGCAACAGCCGGGGATGGAGTCGTTCATTGTCCGCGCTGTCGAATGGACGGTCGGGCAACGGTGATCTCA
Coding sequences within it:
- a CDS encoding transposase, translated to MASKTVKPKPPYPTDVSDEEWQFCRPYLELMTEEAPQREHSLRDVFNAVRYVVRAGCPWRMLPH
- a CDS encoding BPL-N domain-containing protein encodes the protein MRYPQAEGTWLKAEGLKNEGLSHTIELTPGHFYQVHPIPGKKSTGIYHSTSSTSLNLTNPKINTAALNLVAEFPIQEARWVQENSQWYLIGRKETDGPTLKLRLSWNELTTIPPRPPVKDHIRVALFDDYGSFGKGVPRCSELLKAQTHMEVTLVKPALIRQGGLKDYDVVIFTGGSGGKQAGTLGLVGREQVRRFVESGGGYIGICAGNYLACDGFSWGVKILDAKTKSSKWARGVGDVKIEFTPQGREILGMPEGLMDVRYANGPVFTTAENDVIPDFEPLAYFRTELAENGSPKGAQINSPAMIIGHYGQGRVLCSSPHPEQQPGMESFIVRAVEWTVGQR